A region from the Arachis ipaensis cultivar K30076 chromosome B01, Araip1.1, whole genome shotgun sequence genome encodes:
- the LOC107628944 gene encoding transcription factor bHLH49, whose protein sequence is MGDRENFEVDRDRDRVNYSTSMASDWRFGVGNFANSMVDSYVTNFWDHPNSQNLGFCDINGGSSNMNVIGKDGFGYGRGSHDHRTLEMGWSHASSVLKGDNNAFLPNGPAMLPQSLSQFPSDSGFIERAARLSCFGAGNSVDMVNSFGIPQSMNLYARIGGTMQGTGDALLGHGLRSAALGGQSHKSDPNVVEDAKDDKEMTLQDDKRSENLPVSHDEGKQALGGSPNESDRAESSGRDDSPMLECTSGEPSNKGLSSKKRKRIGLDADKDKVDGSPEQPGAAVKENSGSRQQKGEQQPTPSTKGSGKNAKQGSQASDSPKEEYIHVRARRGQATNSHSLAERVRREKISERMKFLQDLVPGCSKVTGKAVMLDEIINYVQSLQRQVEFLSMKLATVNPRMDFNIEGLLAKEILQQRAGTSSAHGFPPELSMAFPPLHPSRPGLVHSTLPSMANSSDILRRTLQPNLAHLNGGFKDPNQLPEVWDDELHNVVQMTFPTSAPPSCQDLDGSAPSGQTKTEP, encoded by the exons ATGGGAGACAGGGAGAATTTCGAGGTAGATAGAGACCGGGATCGCGTGAATTATTCGACTAGTATGGCTTCGGATTGGAGGTTTGGTGTTGGGAACTTTGCAAATTCAATGGTGGATTCGTATGTTACAAATTTTTGGGACCACCCCAATTCCCAGAACCTGGGATTTTGTGACATTAATGGGGGCTCTTCGAACATGAACGTGATTGGAAAAGATGGATTCGGCTACGGTAGAGGCAGTCATGATCATAGGACACTAGAAATGGGTTGGAGCCATGCTAGTTCTGTGTTGAAGGGTGATAACAATGCTTTCTTGCCAAATGGACCAGCAATGCTTCCACAGAGTTTATCTCAGTTTCCGAGTGATTCTGGATTCATCGAGAGGGCTGCGAGACTCTCGTGCTTTGGCGCGGGGAATTCCGTGGACATGGTGAACTCATTTGGgattcctcaatccatgaacctTTATGCTAGGATTGGGGGAACAATGCAGGGAACAGGGGATGCTCTTTTAGGACATGGATTAAGATCGGCAGCACTCGGAGGACAATCTCATAAAAGTGATCCGAATGTAGTTGAAGATGCGAAAGATGATAAAGAAATGACTCTCCAGGATGATAAAAGAAGTGAAAATCTTCCAGTGTCTCATGATGAAGGGAAACAAGCTCTTGGTGGTTCTCCTAATGAATCAGATAGAGCCGAATCGAGTGGCCGAGATGATTCCCCAATGTTGGAGTGTACAAGTGGGGAGCCTTCAAATAAGGGACTaagctcaaagaaaaggaaaagaattgGACTG GATGCCGATAAAGATAAAGTCGATGGAAGTCCTGAACAACCTGGTGCAGCCGTGAAGGAGAATTCCGGGAGTCGACAGCAAAAGGGGGAGCAACAACCGACTCCATCAACCAAGGGGTCCGGGAAGAATGCCAAGCAGGGTTCTCAAGCATCTGATTCACCTAAGGAGGAGTACATACATGTTAGGGCTCGCCGGGGTCAAGCAACAAATAGCCACAGCCTTGCAGAAAGA GTAAGGAGGGAAAAGATCAGCGAGCGTATGAAGTTTCTTCAAGACCTTGTACCTGGATGCAGCAAG GTCACGGGAAAGGCAGTGATGCTAGACGAAATTATAAACTATGTACAGTCTCTTCAAAGACAGGTTGAG TTTTTGTCAATGAAACTTGCCACGGTAAATCCGCGGATGGATTTTAATATTGAGGGATTGCTTGCCAAAGAA ATTCTTCAGCAACGGGCCGGTACTTCTTCCGCGCATGGGTTTCCTCCAGAATTGTCCATGGCTTTTCCGCCATTACATCCATCTCGACCAGGACTTGTTCATTCGACTCTTCCTAGCATGGCAAATTCATCGGATATACTTCGGCGGACGCTTCAACCAAATTTGGCGCACTTGAACGGAGGATTCAAGGACCCAAATCAG CTTCCTGAAGTCTGGGACGACGAGCTTCACAACGTTGTACAGATGACATTTCCGACATCTGCCCCTCCGAGTTGCCAAGACCTGGATG GTTCTGCGCCTTCGGGTCAAACAAAAACCGAACCTTGA